The Nonlabens sp. Hel1_33_55 genome contains the following window.
TGGGAAAGACATGAAACTGGTTGCTGGGTTGATAAATAGTTTTCAACAAGAGGACATCGCTTTGTTAGAAAAAACAGGCGAAAAATCAATTGATGTTGATGGAAAACAAATTACTTTGGGCCTTGATGATGTGGAGATAACCTCCAAGGATATAGAAGGATGGCTCGTGGCAAATCAATCTGGAATCACGGTAGCGCTAGACGTTTCCATATCTCCAGAACTTAAAAAAGAAGGGATTTCCAGAGAGCTGGTCAACAGGATCCAAAACATTAGAAAAGATTCTGGACTTGAGGTTACTGATCGCATCACCATTGAATTACAAGCGCAGGATGAAATTGATGCTGCCGTGCAGAGTAATGAGCAGTATATTAAAGATGAAACGCTTGCAGATAGTATTGAAATAATCAACCAACTTGATAACGGTACGGAAATTGATTTTGACGAATTAACTACGGTTATCCGAATTAAAAAAATATAAATATGAGCAGCTCTACTGACGAAAAAGTAAGATATAGCGATAAAGATCTAGCCTATTTCAAAGAAATAGTCAAGACTAAAATTGCAGAGGCCACTGAACAATATGAATTGATCAAAAGTGCATATATGAACGATGCAGACAATGGTACTGATGATACAGCGCCACAATTCAAAGCATTTGATGAAGGTAGCGCCGTAATGAGTAAAGAGGCCAACAGCGCTCTTGCCATACGTCAGGAAAAATTCATCCGTGATTTAAAAAATGCATTGATTCGC
Protein-coding sequences here:
- a CDS encoding TraR/DksA family transcriptional regulator; amino-acid sequence: MSSSTDEKVRYSDKDLAYFKEIVKTKIAEATEQYELIKSAYMNDADNGTDDTAPQFKAFDEGSAVMSKEANSALAIRQEKFIRDLKNALIRIENKSYGVCRVTGKLIAKARLELVPHATLSIEAKNMQD